The Aneurinibacillus uraniidurans genome segment AACCGTAGCGGGCAAGGTTGTGGGCAGTATCGAATCGGGTCTCGTCCTGCTTGTTGGCATTACGCATACGGATACGAAAGATGATGTGGAATATGTCGCAGACAAAATTGCCAAGCTTCGTATTTTTGAAGATGAAGATGGCAAAATGAATCATTCGGTAGAGGAATCAGGTGGCGCGATTCTTTCAGTCTCTCAGTTTACCTTGTATGGGGATACGCGCAAAGGCCGCCGTCCAGGGTTCAGTGAAGCGGCTCGCCCGGAACACGCACAGCCGCTGTACGATTTCTTCAACGAGAAACTTCGGGAGCGCGGCCTGCGCGTTGAAACGGGAGTTTTTGGCGCGATGATGGATGTCGCGCTCGTTAATGATGGACCGGTGACATTCATTGTTGAGAGTAAGTCATAAACGATACGAAAAAAGCCAGATAGCATGTAAGTGCTTATCTGGCTTTTTGCTATTAAAATCTGTAGCTCACCTTTATCTTGTTTTTCTGCATACATACACAAAAGCAGGAAAGATATTGAGTGGTACAAATGTAATGCGTATATCGTCAAAGCGCTGTGCTAGCTGCTTTTTCATCTGTAACGAATACTGGAACGCGATAAACGTTCCACCTGGTGCAAGCGAACGCTCTACTTCGTCCATCAGTTCATCGCGCAGCTCCTGTGGAAAATTCATGAACGGAAGCCCGGA includes the following:
- the dtd gene encoding D-aminoacyl-tRNA deacylase yields the protein MRVVLQRSKQASVTVAGKVVGSIESGLVLLVGITHTDTKDDVEYVADKIAKLRIFEDEDGKMNHSVEESGGAILSVSQFTLYGDTRKGRRPGFSEAARPEHAQPLYDFFNEKLRERGLRVETGVFGAMMDVALVNDGPVTFIVESKS